The Gemmata palustris genome includes a region encoding these proteins:
- a CDS encoding ABC transporter ATP-binding protein, with the protein MIRIDNVTKLYGPKVAVQDLSLHVPAGELFAFLGPNGAGKTTTIKMLCGLLFPTTGSVSIGGFNVRTQGDHARALVSYVPDQPFLYEKLTGREFLQFTADLYAMPAAKVAEKIEEVIELFHLDEFVDDLTERYSHGMRQRTVFAAALVHDPKLLIADEPTVGLDPKSIRELKVLLRKLAAGGMTVFLSTHTLDIAQELADRIGILDRGQLLGCGTMSDLRKQANQDGSLEDLFMKITEETPNEAAPV; encoded by the coding sequence ATGATCCGAATCGACAATGTCACAAAACTCTACGGCCCGAAGGTCGCGGTGCAAGACCTCAGCTTGCACGTCCCCGCGGGCGAACTGTTCGCCTTTCTGGGGCCGAACGGGGCCGGGAAGACGACCACCATCAAGATGCTCTGCGGACTGCTCTTCCCCACAACCGGGAGCGTGAGCATCGGCGGGTTCAATGTGCGTACCCAGGGCGACCACGCCCGCGCACTCGTCAGCTACGTGCCCGACCAGCCGTTCCTTTATGAGAAACTGACCGGGCGCGAGTTCCTCCAGTTCACGGCCGATCTCTACGCGATGCCGGCGGCGAAAGTTGCGGAGAAAATCGAAGAGGTGATCGAGCTGTTCCACCTCGACGAGTTCGTGGACGACCTCACCGAGCGCTACTCGCACGGGATGCGCCAGCGCACCGTGTTCGCCGCGGCGCTCGTTCACGATCCGAAGTTGCTGATCGCCGACGAACCGACCGTGGGTTTGGACCCGAAGAGCATCCGCGAACTCAAAGTGCTGCTCCGCAAGCTCGCGGCCGGAGGAATGACGGTGTTCCTCAGCACACACACACTGGACATCGCCCAGGAACTCGCCGACCGCATCGGGATCTTGGACCGCGGTCAGCTCCTCGGGTGCGGCACCATGAGCGATCTGCGCAAGCAAGCGAACCAGGACGGGAGTCTCGAAGACCTGTTCATGAAGATCACAGAAGAAACGCCGAATGAGGCCGCGCCGGTCTGA